From Lolium perenne isolate Kyuss_39 chromosome 5, Kyuss_2.0, whole genome shotgun sequence, a single genomic window includes:
- the LOC139831472 gene encoding uncharacterized protein, whose amino-acid sequence MAQGNVFFGWDKGKKWPLNWSTQAGFERYTYRAVGSTIDLVAWSHQLSRLMVCIGAIDDTHVTAKVPATMSAAFCGRKHYTCQNVLAVVNFDLRKIRYHLNEFSARNQPQNAKELFILRHSSLRVTIERVFAALKNRFKVHTFETQVKLVLSCCILHN is encoded by the exons ATGGCTCAGGGAAATGTCTTCTTTGGCTGGGATAAGGGCAAGAAGTGGCCACTCAACTGGAGCACTCAGGCTGGTTTCGAGAGGTACACGTACCGGGCTGTTGGCTCAACAATAGACCTGGTTGCTTGGAGTCACCAGCTTTCTCGGCTCATG GTTTGCATTGGGGCTATTGATGATACTCATGTGACTGCAAAGGTACCCGCAACAATGTCTGCAGCATTTTGTGGGAGGAAGCACTACACCTGCCAGAACGTGCTAGCAGTTGTGAATTTTGATCTGAG AAAAATAAGGTACCACCTCAACGAGTTTAGTGCAAGGAACCAACCTCAGAATGCGAAAGAGTTGTTCATTCTGAGACACTCAAGCCTTAGAGTCACCATCGAGAGGGTTTTTGCTGCATTGAAGAACAGGTTCAAGGTCCACACTTTTGAGACTCAAGTGAAGCTTGTCCTTTCTTGTTGCATTCTTCACAACTAG